A part of Legionella sainthelensi genomic DNA contains:
- the proB gene encoding glutamate 5-kinase gives MKIVIKVGTQSILSSDGTPFEPIMLHLVEQIVTLQKSGHQVILVSSGAVASGRKVARQFFDRQYGSSIGEKQVLASLGQYELMHIYASMFKKYNMLASQLLLTKQDFQTRQHYLNISRLLREILEHKNIVPIINENDSVAIAELMFTDNDELSGLIAAMINADKLIILSNVEGVYTKHPNEADSELIAMIHPKNDWPEVSTVKSLHGRGGMISKLGTARRMSNLGVTTHIASINQHAVIMRIINDESLGTTILPTKKRSNIKRWIAYGENKLGTITINTRLVEIIKENKRVISILPVGIEKFTGDFKRGDLIEILTPNNEKIGIGLAKYDAIKLNEYLGHSAKPEFIHYDHLHIF, from the coding sequence ATGAAAATAGTTATCAAAGTCGGAACCCAAAGTATTTTATCAAGTGATGGCACTCCATTTGAGCCTATTATGCTCCATTTAGTGGAACAGATCGTCACACTCCAAAAAAGCGGCCATCAAGTGATATTGGTAAGTTCAGGGGCGGTTGCTTCGGGTCGAAAAGTTGCACGTCAATTTTTTGATCGCCAGTACGGGAGTTCAATAGGAGAAAAACAAGTTTTAGCATCATTGGGCCAATATGAGCTGATGCATATTTATGCTTCGATGTTCAAAAAATATAATATGCTTGCCTCACAACTGTTGCTTACTAAGCAAGATTTTCAAACGAGACAGCACTATTTGAATATTTCAAGATTACTCCGTGAAATTTTAGAGCATAAGAATATTGTACCCATTATCAATGAGAATGATAGCGTTGCGATTGCAGAATTGATGTTTACTGATAACGACGAATTATCAGGTCTTATAGCCGCAATGATTAATGCGGATAAACTCATCATTTTGAGTAACGTGGAAGGGGTCTACACCAAACACCCCAATGAAGCCGACTCAGAACTTATTGCCATGATCCATCCCAAAAATGATTGGCCTGAAGTCTCTACGGTAAAAAGTCTTCATGGCAGAGGTGGGATGATTAGCAAGCTTGGGACAGCTCGCAGAATGTCTAATCTGGGAGTAACAACACACATAGCGAGTATCAATCAACACGCGGTGATTATGCGCATCATTAATGATGAATCTTTGGGTACCACCATTTTACCTACTAAAAAAAGATCCAATATAAAAAGATGGATTGCTTATGGTGAAAATAAATTAGGAACAATCACTATAAATACTCGCCTTGTGGAAATTATAAAAGAAAATAAGCGAGTTATCAGTATATTACCTGTAGGCATTGAAAAATTTACTGGCGATTTTAAGCGAGGCGACTTAATCGAAATACTGACTCCCAATAATGAAAAAATAGGGATTGGGCTTGCTAAATACGATGCAATTAAATTAAATGAATATTTAGGCCACTCCGCAAAACCGGAGTTTATTCATTATGATCATTTACACATTTTTTAA
- a CDS encoding glutamate-5-semialdehyde dehydrogenase: protein MIEEVTNQLKATKKESYSLRFVNEEQRNQILLALAQRVRDSVNQIIDENKKDLALMSKDDPKYDRLLLSKERIETIASDIETVVSLPYSQTKILEQKKLPNGLDIQKVSVPLGVVAIIYESRPNVTIDAFTLCFKTGNACVLKGGKEAHHTNLFLVSLIHQILTAHNISKSIAYLLPLEREATHILLKANQLIDVCIPRGSQALINFVREHARIPFIETGAGIVHIYFDQSGDIEKGRLIIDNAKTRRVSVCNALDTLVIHKDRLPDLPLIIKPLAHKNVEIFADQLSYDAIKSFYPKELLHKATSDDFGQEFLSYKMAIKTVDSVKQAVKHIMEYSSGHSEAIIAEEQATQQYFLAHIDAAAVYVNASTAFTDGGQFGMGAEIGISTQKLHARGPMSLDALTSYKWVILGDGHIRS from the coding sequence ATGATTGAAGAAGTCACTAACCAGCTTAAAGCAACTAAAAAAGAAAGCTACAGCTTAAGATTTGTTAATGAAGAACAGCGAAACCAAATATTATTGGCACTTGCCCAACGAGTACGAGATTCTGTAAATCAAATCATCGATGAAAATAAAAAAGATCTGGCATTAATGAGTAAAGATGATCCCAAGTACGATCGTTTACTGTTATCTAAAGAACGAATTGAAACCATAGCATCTGATATTGAAACAGTCGTCTCGTTACCCTACTCACAAACAAAAATCTTAGAACAAAAAAAGCTTCCCAATGGATTAGATATCCAAAAAGTGTCTGTTCCATTAGGGGTTGTAGCGATTATTTATGAATCACGTCCTAATGTAACTATTGATGCATTTACATTATGTTTTAAAACAGGTAACGCCTGTGTTTTAAAGGGTGGTAAAGAAGCTCATCACACCAATTTATTTTTAGTTTCATTGATTCACCAAATACTCACTGCTCACAACATTAGCAAATCTATTGCTTATTTATTACCTTTAGAACGAGAGGCAACTCATATTCTTTTGAAAGCGAATCAGCTCATCGATGTGTGTATCCCAAGAGGCAGTCAAGCATTAATCAATTTTGTACGTGAACATGCAAGAATACCTTTTATTGAAACAGGTGCTGGAATTGTTCATATTTATTTTGATCAAAGTGGCGATATAGAAAAAGGCCGTTTAATTATTGATAATGCCAAAACGAGGAGAGTGAGCGTTTGTAACGCCCTGGACACATTAGTAATTCATAAAGATCGATTGCCTGATTTGCCCTTAATCATAAAGCCGCTCGCCCATAAAAATGTTGAAATTTTTGCAGATCAATTAAGTTATGACGCCATAAAATCATTTTATCCAAAAGAGTTGCTCCATAAAGCCACGTCAGATGACTTTGGCCAAGAGTTCCTCTCTTACAAAATGGCGATCAAAACAGTAGATTCAGTGAAACAGGCCGTTAAGCATATTATGGAATATAGCTCTGGCCATAGTGAAGCAATTATTGCCGAAGAGCAAGCAACACAGCAGTATTTTCTAGCTCATATTGATGCCGCTGCTGTTTATGTTAATGCGTCAACAGCTTTTACTGATGGTGGACAATTTGGTATGGGTGCTGAAATTGGAATTAGTACGCAAAAATTGCATGCGCGTGGCCCTATGTCTTTAGATGCGTTAACAAGCTATAAATGGGTAATCCTTGGGGATGGGCATATTAGATCATAA
- a CDS encoding cation:proton antiporter, with protein sequence MSLFEIIAVLITLSAMFSYINFKLFQLPPTIGLMAIALVFSLSLNIGGMIWPEIISNAKDFLGLVNFNEALLHGMLAFLLFAGALHVNISQLAEQKVVVTVLALIGTLISTVLVGLLTYWLLHTLNIQISFIYCLLFGALISPTDPIAVISILKVLGAPKNLEMKIAGESLFNDGVGVVLFLGILEMATGTQEVSVSHLLILFATEAIGGALFGLVTGYITYQMLKSIDNYQVEILISLALVMGGYALGERIHISAPIAMVVAGLLIGNHGRKFAMSNKTREHLDTFWELLDEILNAVLFVLIGLEVLVLTINKQYLLIGIIAIPIVILARWISVAIPLTLMRRQLGFAPHSIKVLTWGGLRGGISVALALSLCDTVGKTNKFAFDAILMMTYMVVIFSILFQGLTIGPWVKKLYAKT encoded by the coding sequence ATGTCGCTTTTTGAAATCATTGCCGTGCTCATCACGCTTTCGGCGATGTTTAGCTATATCAATTTTAAATTGTTTCAACTTCCGCCGACAATTGGGTTAATGGCTATAGCCCTAGTGTTTTCTTTAAGCTTAAATATCGGTGGCATGATATGGCCTGAAATCATTTCAAATGCCAAAGACTTTTTAGGGCTGGTCAATTTTAATGAGGCTCTGCTTCATGGCATGTTGGCCTTCTTACTCTTTGCAGGCGCACTTCATGTTAATATTAGCCAGCTTGCGGAACAGAAAGTCGTTGTTACTGTACTCGCCCTTATTGGCACACTTATATCCACCGTCCTTGTAGGCTTGTTAACCTATTGGCTCCTGCATACGCTCAACATTCAAATCTCTTTTATTTACTGCCTGCTTTTTGGAGCTCTTATTTCCCCTACTGATCCGATCGCAGTAATAAGTATTTTGAAAGTTTTAGGCGCACCTAAAAATTTGGAAATGAAAATTGCAGGGGAATCACTTTTTAATGATGGCGTGGGGGTTGTACTTTTTCTTGGTATTCTTGAAATGGCCACAGGGACGCAAGAGGTCAGTGTCTCGCATTTATTAATACTGTTTGCTACAGAAGCCATTGGCGGAGCTTTATTCGGACTGGTAACGGGGTATATCACCTATCAAATGCTAAAATCCATTGACAATTATCAAGTTGAAATTCTTATTTCGCTAGCGCTGGTGATGGGAGGATATGCATTAGGAGAGCGAATTCATATTTCAGCCCCCATAGCAATGGTAGTAGCTGGTTTACTTATCGGAAACCATGGCCGAAAATTTGCGATGTCTAATAAAACTCGCGAGCACCTGGATACTTTTTGGGAGTTGCTTGATGAAATTCTAAACGCCGTACTCTTCGTTTTAATTGGCCTGGAAGTACTGGTATTAACCATCAACAAACAATATCTGTTGATTGGAATAATTGCGATTCCGATAGTCATTTTGGCGCGATGGATTTCTGTCGCAATTCCATTAACTTTAATGCGACGTCAATTGGGCTTCGCACCACATAGTATTAAAGTCCTCACTTGGGGTGGCCTACGCGGAGGAATATCCGTAGCGCTAGCGCTTTCTTTGTGTGACACAGTTGGAAAAACAAATAAATTTGCTTTCGATGCAATTTTGATGATGACCTACATGGTAGTGATTTTCTCAATTTTATTTCAAGGGCTTACTATTGGGCCTTGGGTAAAGAAACTGTATGCGAAAACTTAA
- a CDS encoding nucleoside deaminase, with protein sequence MRIIKNITIIFFMIGYIQCAAANTAQVNKSDDYYMRIVIELAKKNPHAPFAALIVDNKTGKILARGLNASKVNPTFHGEMVAINNCIKKHPQVNWSNVTLYTTAEPCSMCQSAVVWANIPRVVFATSLDYLKSHGWDQINLQASEINKKSPFYHGVITGGVLADKANPLFAAPFHHE encoded by the coding sequence GTGAGAATTATTAAAAACATTACTATTATTTTTTTCATGATTGGATACATACAATGTGCTGCTGCCAACACGGCACAAGTCAACAAATCGGATGATTACTACATGAGAATCGTGATAGAGCTTGCAAAAAAAAATCCTCACGCGCCTTTTGCTGCGCTTATTGTTGATAATAAAACAGGGAAAATTTTGGCTAGAGGACTTAATGCCAGTAAAGTTAATCCGACTTTTCATGGAGAAATGGTTGCAATCAATAATTGCATCAAAAAACATCCGCAAGTAAATTGGTCAAATGTTACTCTATACACTACCGCAGAACCATGTTCCATGTGTCAAAGCGCTGTTGTTTGGGCAAATATTCCAAGGGTAGTATTTGCTACTTCTCTGGATTATTTAAAAAGTCATGGCTGGGATCAAATCAATCTTCAAGCATCAGAAATTAACAAGAAATCTCCTTTTTATCATGGGGTAATTACCGGGGGAGTTCTTGCTGATAAAGCCAATCCCTTATTTGCAGCTCCTTTTCATCATGAATAA
- a CDS encoding alanine dehydrogenase: MQPKILLVKESRHNEKRVALLPGDVAQLINLGVMVYVEDSAGVGAGYSNADYILAGANIRHINYDEVDSYRQAFSDIDIIVRVKRPDRTREKIENSVIKPYTKMVGLLDILERDSEHIAEYQRAKIEYYSLDQFLFPANTPMDSLKDMSRIAGRLALNHALETFNAPVQHVAIIGSGEAGTAASQECMKHNIPHTIITSDVSKSALLKLQGINNVVVERHLSLKMRQDKIYQIIKDVDIVITTASTAWIAAPMLIPESTLLKLKNGTIIVDLAVSDGGNVFGSKHDATVTLKNNVKIINVSGYPKQLPIESSRSWSIASSYFLYLLLTSQDTLIKLKYC, translated from the coding sequence TTGCAACCTAAGATTTTATTAGTCAAAGAATCCCGCCATAATGAAAAACGAGTGGCGTTGCTCCCCGGAGATGTGGCGCAATTAATCAATTTGGGTGTGATGGTGTATGTTGAGGATTCCGCAGGCGTAGGGGCAGGGTATAGTAATGCCGATTACATATTGGCAGGAGCTAACATCCGCCATATCAACTATGATGAGGTCGACAGTTATCGTCAGGCATTTAGCGACATCGATATTATTGTGCGTGTCAAACGGCCTGACCGAACGCGAGAGAAAATAGAAAATAGTGTCATAAAGCCGTACACCAAAATGGTAGGTTTATTGGATATTCTTGAAAGAGATTCTGAACATATTGCAGAATATCAACGAGCTAAAATTGAATATTATTCATTGGATCAGTTTCTTTTTCCGGCTAATACGCCAATGGATTCTTTGAAGGATATGAGCCGAATAGCAGGTAGATTAGCCTTGAATCATGCGCTTGAAACCTTTAATGCGCCTGTCCAACATGTTGCAATTATTGGAAGTGGTGAAGCGGGCACAGCTGCATCTCAAGAATGTATGAAACACAACATCCCCCACACCATAATAACGAGTGATGTATCCAAATCTGCATTGCTTAAATTACAAGGCATAAATAATGTCGTTGTTGAGCGGCATTTATCATTAAAGATGAGGCAAGATAAAATTTACCAAATAATTAAGGATGTGGACATCGTTATAACGACAGCATCAACCGCATGGATTGCTGCACCCATGTTAATTCCAGAGTCAACCTTACTAAAACTAAAAAATGGCACAATTATTGTTGATTTAGCGGTATCTGATGGTGGTAATGTGTTTGGTAGTAAACACGATGCGACAGTAACGCTAAAAAATAATGTAAAAATTATTAATGTAAGTGGTTACCCCAAACAGTTACCCATTGAATCCAGTCGCTCCTGGAGCATTGCGAGTTCTTATTTTCTGTACCTGTTATTAACATCGCAAGATACGTTAATAAAACTAAAATATTGCTAG
- a CDS encoding 2OG-Fe(II) oxygenase family protein, with product MDNTHLINLPVIDISKTKDQQYGLEEYRKMDEACKTYGAFFLSGFASRVQLDLQGLFSEAEDFFNLDMSIKKSYIASADNRYLGYRGIGSEFSELAHRQHEPCEQYKVGYLNDLKNKTSTLGGEAIQAHRSIFKKYLQAGFYSLEYIGAYVLAIIARNLNLGEHYFADYCNHPNHQLGLNCYPHSSNPGYAEQYGMSAHKDLCLMTIIAQDKPGLMLKDVCGEWKIVPYIPNTLFIMLGEFIEIWTDGYYPAPLHQVLKSTTERRLSIVYKLRPNYDAVIPVIKGINPHSNSSSRTVIHTGKAYDDKLKNIMYIN from the coding sequence ATGGATAACACGCATTTAATTAACCTGCCTGTGATTGATATTTCAAAAACGAAAGATCAACAGTACGGACTTGAAGAATACCGTAAAATGGATGAGGCATGCAAAACCTACGGTGCTTTTTTTCTTAGTGGATTTGCATCAAGAGTACAACTTGATTTACAAGGTCTTTTTTCTGAAGCAGAAGATTTTTTTAATTTAGATATGTCAATAAAAAAAAGCTATATTGCCTCTGCGGATAATCGTTATTTAGGCTATAGAGGAATAGGTAGTGAGTTTAGCGAATTGGCTCATCGTCAACATGAACCGTGTGAACAATATAAAGTGGGTTATTTAAATGATTTAAAGAATAAAACATCGACACTTGGGGGGGAGGCTATTCAGGCGCATCGCTCAATCTTTAAAAAATATTTGCAGGCTGGTTTCTATTCGTTGGAGTATATTGGCGCCTATGTTTTAGCAATAATCGCTAGGAATTTAAATTTAGGGGAACATTATTTTGCTGATTATTGCAATCATCCCAATCATCAATTAGGGCTTAATTGTTATCCTCATTCGTCAAATCCCGGTTATGCTGAACAGTATGGGATGAGTGCCCACAAAGATTTATGCTTAATGACTATTATTGCTCAAGATAAACCTGGATTAATGCTAAAAGATGTCTGTGGCGAATGGAAAATTGTTCCCTACATTCCCAATACGTTATTTATTATGCTTGGTGAGTTTATTGAAATTTGGACGGATGGCTATTATCCAGCACCTCTGCATCAAGTTCTAAAATCAACCACAGAGAGAAGACTATCTATTGTTTATAAATTACGGCCAAATTATGACGCTGTAATCCCGGTGATTAAAGGAATTAATCCTCATTCCAATTCGAGTTCAAGAACGGTCATTCATACAGGTAAGGCGTATGACGATAAATTAAAAAATATTATGTATATCAATTAA
- a CDS encoding LysR family transcriptional regulator gives MGMLDDTALFVAVVQQGGFSHAARHLGLSAGLVSRRIAHLESKLGVTLLKRTTRQLHLTSEGKLFWQHSYRIQQELDTALTLIQSSAKKPKGLIRVSAPFYFGRHYLTPLLSQFLDDFQDIKIDLVLSNQKLDLVKEHLDLVIRGAGYMDDETMLKDSSLQMRLITKEKICLYASAEYLRKHGEPKLVDELLNHRIISCMNSSHINHEKWNYTYNNKQGSITFEPQFHCNDIDSALIACINGYGVGKFTDFNARIALQQQQLQPILTKYDFGFYHLYAIYPHQHALPKRTRLLLDFIMAHLKSS, from the coding sequence ATGGGAATGTTAGACGATACAGCACTATTTGTGGCTGTAGTGCAACAAGGTGGATTTAGTCACGCTGCAAGACATTTAGGGTTATCTGCTGGTTTAGTAAGTCGCCGCATTGCGCACTTGGAATCTAAGCTTGGTGTCACACTTCTCAAACGAACCACAAGACAGTTGCACTTAACATCCGAAGGAAAACTGTTTTGGCAACATTCTTACCGCATCCAACAGGAATTAGACACCGCACTTACCTTAATCCAATCATCAGCGAAAAAACCAAAGGGGTTAATAAGAGTCAGCGCTCCCTTTTATTTTGGACGGCATTATTTAACACCTCTTTTAAGCCAATTTTTAGATGATTTTCAAGATATCAAAATTGACTTAGTACTCAGTAATCAAAAGTTGGATCTCGTCAAAGAACACCTGGATTTAGTAATTCGTGGCGCAGGTTATATGGATGATGAGACCATGTTAAAAGACAGCAGTTTACAAATGAGGCTAATAACTAAAGAAAAGATTTGTTTATACGCCAGTGCTGAGTATCTTCGCAAACATGGAGAACCTAAATTAGTAGACGAGTTATTAAATCATAGAATAATCAGTTGCATGAACTCAAGTCACATCAATCACGAAAAATGGAATTATACGTATAATAACAAACAGGGAAGTATCACATTTGAACCCCAATTTCATTGCAATGATATAGACAGTGCGCTTATTGCTTGCATTAACGGGTATGGAGTAGGTAAATTCACTGATTTTAATGCCAGAATAGCACTACAGCAACAGCAACTACAGCCAATTCTTACAAAATATGACTTTGGTTTTTACCATTTGTATGCAATATATCCTCATCAGCACGCCTTACCCAAACGAACCCGACTCTTATTAGATTTTATTATGGCCCATCTCAAATCTTCCTAA
- a CDS encoding D-alanyl-D-alanine carboxypeptidase/D-alanyl-D-alanine-endopeptidase, whose protein sequence is MLKNNSTTILLSLLLMILSMPVLSKTTMSQGTDTASTSSTVIPGDIETIITKPMYKNATWGLRVLNLETGKEVLNLNSDTHFFIGSVRKIFSVGELLNKVGPGHHSLTTVHKEGVIEDGNLKGNLVLVASGDLTMGGRTLPNGKIAFTPFDHNEADSLGNAILTKTNPLAGYQDLAKQIKKSGINSINGDVIIDDRLFNAFYFRNQFYVSPIFVNDDVVDVIINPGKVKEKSLVDWRPKSDAFSVVNELVTVQPNKKYTLELKPILPECIGKPNCFGLIKGDLPSNFSPPLTNSYPLIQTYRITKPANFARTVFIEALQQAGVDVSKITKVKDNPTHLLKPSHFYNEENQAASLQSPAYQEHAKFILKVSYNIGADTSLMLLGLTDGERTMAGSLAMEKKQLHDKYGITTSDYHFVDGSGGGDTTATSRVVTQWLEIMSQQKTSFDAFFNALPILAVDGSLDFVKNFKANPTLAGAAGNVYAKPGSYVVGTESGMLLKGQALAGYIHSKNNHNLVFHLVVNNIPINSLDNLLEVFQDQGEIAAILWRDQ, encoded by the coding sequence ATGCTTAAGAACAACTCGACCACCATACTGCTTTCTCTACTGTTAATGATCTTATCTATGCCCGTTTTAAGTAAGACAACAATGTCTCAAGGCACTGATACTGCATCGACATCATCAACAGTTATCCCTGGGGATATAGAGACAATCATCACTAAGCCTATGTATAAAAATGCAACGTGGGGGTTACGTGTTCTGAATCTTGAAACAGGAAAGGAAGTGTTAAATTTAAATTCAGACACTCATTTTTTTATAGGTTCAGTTCGTAAAATATTTAGTGTAGGTGAATTATTAAATAAGGTAGGTCCAGGCCATCACTCTCTAACTACAGTGCATAAAGAGGGGGTGATTGAGGATGGAAACCTGAAGGGTAATCTAGTGCTGGTTGCATCTGGTGATTTGACGATGGGCGGCCGTACCCTTCCCAATGGTAAAATCGCGTTTACTCCATTTGATCATAATGAAGCTGATTCTTTAGGTAATGCAATTCTTACGAAAACAAATCCTTTGGCAGGATATCAAGATTTAGCAAAACAAATCAAAAAATCGGGTATTAATTCAATAAATGGCGATGTTATTATTGATGACAGGCTTTTTAATGCGTTCTACTTTAGAAATCAATTTTATGTCTCTCCTATATTTGTTAATGATGATGTTGTTGACGTCATTATTAACCCTGGTAAAGTCAAAGAAAAATCGCTTGTGGACTGGCGTCCAAAATCAGACGCTTTTAGTGTAGTCAATGAGCTCGTTACCGTACAGCCCAATAAAAAATATACCCTGGAACTCAAACCTATCCTGCCTGAGTGTATCGGAAAACCCAATTGTTTTGGCTTAATCAAAGGAGATTTACCAAGCAACTTTTCTCCTCCGTTGACCAACAGCTACCCCCTGATTCAAACTTATAGAATCACAAAACCTGCGAATTTCGCAAGAACAGTATTCATTGAGGCGCTGCAACAAGCAGGGGTTGATGTGTCCAAGATTACCAAAGTAAAAGATAATCCCACACATCTACTCAAACCTAGCCATTTTTATAATGAGGAGAATCAGGCTGCATCGCTTCAATCACCAGCATACCAAGAGCATGCAAAATTTATTCTCAAAGTGAGTTACAATATAGGTGCCGATACGAGCCTAATGCTTTTGGGCCTCACCGATGGGGAGCGTACTATGGCCGGCAGTTTAGCTATGGAGAAAAAACAACTCCACGACAAATACGGTATTACCACTTCAGATTATCATTTTGTTGATGGCAGCGGCGGAGGTGATACCACGGCAACAAGTAGAGTCGTTACTCAATGGTTAGAAATAATGTCACAACAAAAAACGTCTTTCGATGCCTTTTTTAATGCATTACCCATCCTTGCAGTCGATGGCTCATTAGATTTTGTTAAGAATTTCAAAGCAAATCCAACACTCGCTGGGGCAGCTGGCAATGTTTATGCAAAACCAGGTTCTTATGTAGTGGGCACAGAATCTGGAATGCTCCTTAAGGGGCAAGCTTTAGCAGGGTATATCCATAGTAAAAATAATCATAATTTGGTATTTCACCTAGTTGTTAATAATATCCCGATTAACTCATTGGATAATTTGTTGGAGGTATTTCAGGATCAAGGCGAGATAGCAGCAATTTTATGGCGTGATCAATAA
- a CDS encoding glutamate-cysteine ligase family protein: MDVHELSIGLELEANVIDIDTGKASLDFNNRAFQKISAYFLSQGYPALQTEFDAATIELSTLPYHNLDLAFQNLSTYLHAANHFLSQQGNLLLLLGLHPGRGRDELVMTDSPYCLASLPLMAEQGGPLFYCSYQINLGIGVNDIDYLIPLCHWLQVYMWPCSVITQSSPVFANKNTNYKSFRVRLNDSLSGSRTGPLPLDIRNLSELKHYCNHLPDKADTRRQYNVWYDILPKPLDPANPFAGYRIEIRVADTTALSKLYVFTQAMLLTFMSILHKLRENELLLLPENRWFILNRDSVLKKGNEARITRNGEEFFSIKEYLNLIWRPIVANYADYLSIDIDKLISELVQESRSESILKQFPAITPDQIALNYAYSDFNLSE, translated from the coding sequence ATGGATGTTCATGAACTATCTATTGGCTTGGAATTAGAAGCCAATGTGATTGATATAGATACAGGAAAGGCGAGTCTCGACTTTAACAACAGAGCGTTTCAAAAAATTTCAGCCTATTTTCTTTCTCAGGGCTATCCCGCGCTTCAGACGGAGTTTGATGCTGCTACAATTGAACTGTCTACCTTGCCTTATCACAATTTGGATTTGGCGTTTCAGAACCTTTCTACCTATTTGCATGCTGCCAATCATTTTTTATCGCAGCAAGGAAACTTGTTGCTTTTGTTAGGTTTGCATCCGGGAAGAGGTCGTGATGAATTGGTCATGACGGATAGCCCCTATTGTTTGGCATCTTTACCGCTCATGGCGGAACAAGGCGGTCCCTTATTTTATTGCAGTTACCAAATAAATCTCGGGATTGGTGTTAACGACATCGACTATTTGATTCCATTATGTCATTGGCTGCAAGTATATATGTGGCCATGTTCTGTAATCACCCAATCTTCTCCTGTTTTTGCTAATAAAAACACCAATTATAAATCATTTAGGGTTCGCCTTAATGACTCTCTAAGTGGGAGTCGTACCGGTCCATTACCTTTAGACATTCGTAATTTAAGTGAATTGAAGCACTATTGTAATCATTTACCGGATAAAGCAGATACACGACGTCAATATAATGTATGGTATGATATTCTTCCGAAACCGCTTGATCCAGCAAACCCTTTTGCTGGTTACCGTATTGAGATCAGAGTTGCTGATACTACAGCACTTTCAAAGCTTTATGTGTTTACGCAAGCAATGCTTCTCACTTTTATGAGTATTTTACATAAATTAAGAGAAAATGAATTATTACTTCTTCCAGAAAATAGGTGGTTCATTCTTAATCGCGATAGCGTATTAAAAAAAGGAAATGAGGCGAGAATCACGCGAAACGGAGAAGAGTTTTTTTCCATAAAGGAGTACCTTAATCTTATTTGGCGTCCAATAGTTGCAAACTATGCTGACTATTTGAGTATCGATATAGATAAGCTTATTTCTGAGCTGGTTCAGGAGTCTCGTTCTGAGAGTATCTTAAAACAATTTCCAGCGATAACTCCAGATCAAATTGCACTAAATTATGCTTATTCCGATTTCAATCTAAGCGAGTAA